In Halopseudomonas xinjiangensis, a single genomic region encodes these proteins:
- a CDS encoding phosphoribosyltransferase gives MLFNNRTHAGEVLAAALNDYAGQDNTLILALPRGGVPVAAEVAEALDLPLDLLLVRKLGVPGQEEYAMGALAQGGHCFFNHDVIDELRLTSEEIDMVIERETAELARRERLYRGDRGQPVVTGKTVILVDDGLATGATMRVAVCALEQNGAARIVVAVPVGAAESCERFDTRVDQVVCPHRMSPLRGVGLWYDDFSQTSDAEVIELLATHQHGVTA, from the coding sequence ATGCTGTTCAATAATCGAACCCATGCAGGCGAGGTCCTCGCCGCGGCGTTGAACGATTACGCCGGCCAAGACAATACCTTGATCCTCGCGTTGCCACGCGGGGGTGTCCCGGTTGCCGCCGAGGTTGCCGAGGCGCTCGATCTGCCGCTCGATCTGCTGTTGGTCCGCAAGCTCGGCGTACCGGGCCAGGAAGAGTATGCGATGGGCGCCCTGGCGCAGGGCGGCCACTGCTTCTTCAATCACGACGTGATCGACGAGCTGCGCCTGACCTCCGAAGAAATCGACATGGTCATCGAACGCGAGACGGCGGAGCTGGCGCGGCGGGAGCGGCTTTATCGCGGCGACAGGGGCCAGCCGGTGGTTACGGGCAAAACCGTGATCCTGGTCGATGACGGTCTCGCCACCGGCGCAACCATGCGCGTTGCTGTGTGTGCCCTTGAACAGAATGGAGCGGCGCGTATCGTGGTCGCGGTTCCGGTGGGCGCAGCAGAAAGTTGCGAGCGCTTCGATACGCGTGTCGATCAGGTTGTATGCCCGCATCGCATGTCGCCGCTGCGTGGCGTGGGGCTGTGGTATGACGACTTCAGCCAGACGTCGGATGCCGAGGTCATTGAGCTGCTTGCTACCCACCAGCACGGAGTGACGGCATGA
- a CDS encoding erythromycin esterase family protein, giving the protein MSAQNTDARLIAAIDKQATTLRDEPSDFDAIIEAARGKQVVLIGEASHGTQDFYRHRAQITRRLIEELGFAGVAVEADWPEAYALNRYVWGREEGRGASQVLDVFKRFPRWMWANTEVRDFLEWLGEYNASQTRQQKEERPVGFYGLDLYSMGSSANAVIKYLDKADPAAAKRARERYACLHEFFGEPHFYGQSVAFGLSESCEKDITEQVMELQNQSQRRLLRLGMVAGEEQFAAEQNARLVRNAEEYYRAAFSGGQNTWNLRDGHMFETLQALRSHLSHQLGRDAPVVVWAHNSHIGDASATDMGRRGELNIGQLAREHYGDKALLVGFSTAEGEVTAASDWDSPAELKRVRTPLADSYERIFQQVDADSFLLDLRQQNEMTELLAEPRLQRAIGVIYRPETERQSHYFRSSLPRQYDFMVHFDWTVALQSLTDPSGELDQEPAETYPSGL; this is encoded by the coding sequence ATGAGTGCACAGAACACCGATGCCCGACTGATCGCTGCGATTGATAAGCAGGCAACGACCCTGCGTGATGAGCCGAGCGACTTCGACGCCATCATCGAGGCTGCGCGGGGCAAGCAGGTGGTTCTGATCGGTGAGGCGTCGCATGGGACCCAGGATTTCTATCGTCACCGAGCGCAGATTACCCGGCGTTTGATCGAGGAGCTTGGCTTTGCCGGAGTCGCGGTCGAAGCTGACTGGCCGGAAGCCTACGCTCTGAATCGGTACGTATGGGGACGCGAAGAGGGGCGGGGTGCAAGCCAGGTCCTGGATGTGTTCAAGCGCTTCCCACGCTGGATGTGGGCCAATACCGAAGTACGAGATTTCCTTGAGTGGCTGGGCGAGTACAACGCATCGCAAACCCGGCAACAGAAGGAAGAACGTCCTGTTGGTTTTTACGGGCTCGATCTTTACAGCATGGGCAGTTCTGCGAACGCAGTGATCAAGTATCTGGACAAGGCGGACCCGGCGGCAGCGAAGCGTGCCCGTGAACGTTACGCCTGCTTGCACGAGTTTTTTGGCGAGCCGCATTTCTACGGCCAGTCCGTCGCATTCGGTTTGAGTGAATCCTGCGAGAAAGATATTACCGAGCAGGTCATGGAACTGCAGAACCAGTCGCAGCGCCGATTGCTCAGGCTGGGCATGGTCGCGGGTGAAGAACAGTTCGCTGCGGAGCAGAACGCAAGACTGGTGCGCAACGCCGAAGAATATTATCGCGCAGCCTTCAGCGGTGGGCAGAACACCTGGAACCTGCGCGACGGGCACATGTTCGAGACATTGCAGGCGCTGCGTTCGCACCTTTCGCATCAGTTGGGACGGGATGCGCCGGTAGTGGTGTGGGCGCACAACTCGCATATCGGTGATGCCTCCGCGACCGATATGGGGCGGCGTGGTGAGCTCAATATAGGCCAACTTGCTCGTGAACATTATGGCGACAAGGCCTTGCTGGTCGGTTTTTCTACTGCGGAAGGCGAGGTGACAGCCGCCTCGGACTGGGACTCTCCGGCCGAGCTCAAGCGTGTGCGAACGCCGCTGGCAGACAGCTACGAGCGAATCTTCCAACAAGTGGACGCCGACAGCTTCCTGCTTGACCTCCGGCAGCAGAACGAGATGACTGAGCTGCTCGCCGAGCCGCGCCTGCAGCGGGCAATAGGCGTTATCTACCGGCCCGAGACGGAACGCCAGAGTCACTACTTCAGAAGTTCGTTGCCCCGCCAGTACGACTTCATGGTGCATTTCGATTGGACGGTCGCGCTCCAATCATTGACGGACCCGTCCGGCGAACTCGATCAGGAACCAGCCGAAACCTACCCCAGCGGTCTGTGA
- a CDS encoding ABC transporter permease yields the protein MNLYGVRAIYLSELSRMWRTLFQSVASPVISTSLYFIVFGAAIGGRMEEIGGVSYGAFIIPGLIMLMLLNESISNASFGIYMPKFTGTIYEVLSAPVSPIEIVVGYVGAAATKSVILGLLILLTARLFVDYHIEHPIWMFSFLVLTAVTFSLFGFIIGVWADGFEKLQIIPLMIVTPLAFLGGSFYSISMLPPVWQTVTLFNPVVYLINGFRWSFYGMADVHVAVSVGMTAMFLAVCLAGVWWIFRTGYKLKP from the coding sequence ATGAACCTGTACGGAGTCCGCGCGATCTATCTCTCGGAGCTATCGCGGATGTGGCGCACCCTGTTCCAGAGCGTCGCCTCCCCGGTCATTTCCACGTCCCTGTATTTCATCGTCTTCGGCGCCGCGATCGGCGGACGCATGGAGGAAATCGGCGGGGTCAGCTACGGGGCTTTCATCATCCCTGGCCTGATCATGCTCATGCTGCTCAACGAGAGCATATCCAACGCCTCGTTCGGCATCTACATGCCCAAGTTCACCGGCACCATCTATGAGGTGCTTTCGGCGCCCGTGTCGCCGATTGAAATCGTCGTCGGCTACGTCGGCGCCGCAGCCACCAAGTCGGTCATCCTCGGGCTGCTCATACTGCTGACCGCCCGGTTGTTCGTCGACTACCATATCGAGCATCCGATATGGATGTTCTCCTTCCTGGTCCTGACTGCAGTGACCTTCAGTCTGTTCGGTTTCATCATTGGGGTATGGGCAGACGGCTTCGAGAAGCTGCAGATCATCCCGCTGATGATCGTTACGCCCTTGGCCTTTCTCGGCGGCAGCTTCTATTCGATCAGCATGCTTCCGCCGGTCTGGCAGACCGTAACGCTGTTCAATCCGGTGGTGTACCTGATCAACGGATTCCGCTGGAGTTTCTATGGCATGGCTGATGTTCACGTAGCGGTGAGCGTCGGGATGACCGCAATGTTTCTGGCGGTTTGCCTGGCTGGCGTCTGGTGGATATTCCGCACCGGCTACAAGCTCAAGCCGTAG